A region of Asterias amurensis chromosome 22, ASM3211899v1 DNA encodes the following proteins:
- the LOC139953552 gene encoding uncharacterized protein, translating to MAFSRPSQASSTYKQSLAQLFTPLEETLKNLDQSQATASTMKDNLNIAAKRTMAEVKNRADEIRAEVTAQENRIIDEIETILKDQNKKFEGFEQTVSLNSQQIKHSLQTAKDVSKNSSVPDFLASYLTISKDLKLLGDQNQPKIDLTLDDLGFTPGVCDISLGNLIIKEPMKEPMKEPKWEFGLKYDVEAKGAWGIDASVPGDEMAVADHRNRRVVIYDTKGRQKKSIPLSSNPWGVAAFQNQLVIVDETNSVKMYNRNGTKMFEFHTVPHSEVGNTSVNLRSVAVMKDTIMVGDVKRSVITKHRSSDGSLIDTVSVQTQPYYLAIDSKDRVVVSGWGEQPVDIVELTGTLLFSINTKINSQQVLSCRGVCCDSSAIYIAVSNVVFNTGHIHQYDTQGRFLSCIAQGLYSPFGISLTSDGQQLAVANLKSVKIYNKV from the exons ATGGCATTTTCTAGACCATCACAAGCCTCATCCACATACAAACAGTCATTAGCTCAACTCTTTACTCCCCTTGAAGAAACCCTGAAGAACCTTGATCAATCTCAAGCAACTGCCTCAACAATGAAAGACAACCTAAACATCGCAGCTAAGAGAACCATGGCAGAGGTGAAGAACAGAGCGGATGAGATCAGGGCTGAGGTAACAGCTCAAGAGAATCGCATCATTGATGAAATAGAAACTATCCTTAAAGATCAGAACAAGAAATTTGAGGGATTTGAGCAAACAGTGAGTCTAAACTCACAGCAAATAAAGCATTCACTGCAGACTGCCAAAGATGTCAGCAAGAATTCATCAGTGCCTGACTTCCTTGCAAGCTATCTAACAATCAGTAAGGACTTGAAATTACTCGGAGATcaaaatcaacccaagataGATTTGACCCTGGACGATCTGGGATTTACCCCAGGAGTTTGTGACATCTCCCTGGGTAATCTGATTATTAAGGAGCCTATGAAGGAGCCTATGAAGGAGCCAAAGTGGGAGTTTGGTTTGAAGTATGATGTAGAAGCCAAGGGGGCTTGGGGTATTGATGCCTCTGTACCTGGGGATGAGATGGCAGTGGCAGACCACAGGAATAGAAGAGTGGTAATCTACGACACTAAGGGACGCCAGAAGAAATCTATCCCACTATCAAGCA ACCCTTGGGGTGTTGCTGCATTCCAGAATCAGTTAGTGATTGTAGATGAGACCAACTCTGTCAAGATGTACAATAGGAATGGCACTAAGATGTTTGAATTCCACACAGTGCCTCATAGTGAAGTGGGCAATACATCAGTGAACCTCCGCAGTGTAGCAGTCATGAAGGATACAATCATGGTCGGGGATGTGAAGAGGTCAGTTATAACTAAACACAGATCCAGTGATGGTTCACTCATTGACACTGTTTCAGTTCAGACACAACCTTACTACTTGGCCATTGACAGCAAGGACAGAGTTGTAGTCAGTGGTTGGGGGGAACAACCAGTAGACATTGTTGAACTCACTGGTACTTTATTATTCAGCATCAATACAAAGATCAATAGTCAACAAGTTCTATCCTGCAGAGGTGTATGCTGTGACAGCTCAGCTATCTACATTGCAGTGAGCAATGTGGTATTCAACACTGGTCATATTCATCAGTATGACACTCAGGGTAGATTTCTCAGCTGTATTGCTCAGGGTCTGTACAGCCCATTTGGAATCTCATTGACATCAGATGGTCAGCAGCTTGCAGTGGCAAATTTGAAATCAGTGAAGATTTATAACAAGGTGTAA